The proteins below are encoded in one region of Aquisphaera giovannonii:
- a CDS encoding MFS transporter: MAAGLSGEGAFLRFWSAQAISAVGSRITTTALPILAVMTIGATEEAVATLSAIAMAPGVLVGLTMGGHVDRRRKRPLLIGSDLVRAGLLLTVPAAAWLGVLGMGQLYVVAAINGAAYSLFAIADNAYLPTLIGRELLVEGNSKLETTEAIAEISGPALGGILVQAITAPLAIVLDAVSFLASAVLLASIRRDEVPAAGVEDRPTALGDLRFGLRAVLGNPLVRPEFLAEAVASLSSGAFVGLYTIYAIRTLGLSPAGLGAVIGCGGVGALFGAMLAGRLARRLGFGPAMVACLAIGRAAGLLIPLARGPEWLAYSCLVGHQLVGDGFLVASSILAVSLRQSVLRQEALGRANAVFHVSSGLLLPLGAVVAGLIAAASDARTALWIGTLGGLLTPLIVGLSAVAGLRAIPIQPAAHVPRTITAGAEEPA, translated from the coding sequence ATGGCGGCGGGTTTAAGTGGCGAGGGGGCCTTCCTGAGGTTCTGGTCGGCGCAGGCGATCAGCGCGGTCGGGAGCCGGATCACGACGACGGCGCTGCCGATCCTGGCGGTGATGACGATCGGGGCCACGGAGGAGGCGGTCGCGACGCTCTCGGCGATCGCGATGGCGCCCGGGGTGCTCGTCGGGCTGACGATGGGAGGGCACGTCGATCGGCGGAGGAAGCGGCCGCTCCTGATCGGCTCGGACCTCGTCCGCGCGGGGCTGCTGCTGACGGTGCCGGCCGCGGCCTGGCTCGGAGTCCTGGGCATGGGCCAGCTCTACGTCGTCGCGGCGATCAACGGGGCGGCCTACTCGCTCTTCGCGATCGCCGACAACGCGTACCTGCCGACGCTCATCGGCCGGGAGCTCCTGGTCGAGGGGAACTCCAAGCTGGAGACGACCGAGGCGATCGCCGAGATCAGCGGGCCCGCGCTCGGCGGGATCCTCGTCCAGGCGATCACGGCGCCGCTGGCGATCGTCCTCGACGCCGTCTCGTTCCTCGCCTCCGCGGTCCTGCTCGCCTCGATCCGTCGGGACGAGGTGCCGGCGGCCGGGGTCGAGGATCGGCCGACGGCCCTGGGAGACCTGCGCTTCGGGCTCCGGGCGGTGCTCGGGAATCCGCTCGTCCGGCCGGAGTTCCTGGCGGAGGCCGTCGCGTCCCTGTCCAGCGGCGCCTTCGTGGGGCTGTACACGATCTACGCGATCCGGACGCTCGGGCTGTCGCCCGCGGGGCTGGGGGCGGTCATCGGCTGCGGGGGCGTCGGCGCCCTGTTCGGGGCGATGCTCGCGGGCCGCCTGGCCCGACGGCTCGGCTTCGGCCCGGCGATGGTCGCCTGCCTGGCGATCGGCCGCGCCGCCGGGCTGCTGATCCCCCTGGCACGCGGGCCGGAGTGGCTGGCCTACTCCTGCCTCGTCGGCCACCAGCTCGTGGGCGACGGGTTCCTCGTCGCCTCCTCCATCCTGGCGGTGAGCCTGCGACAGTCCGTGCTCCGGCAGGAGGCCCTCGGCCGGGCCAACGCCGTCTTCCACGTCTCGTCCGGGCTCCTCCTCCCGCTGGGCGCCGTCGTCGCCGGCCTGATCGCCGCCGCGAGCGACGCCCGCACGGCGCTCTGGATCGGCACGCTCGGCGGGCTGCTCACGCCCCTGATCGTCGGCCTCTCGGCCGTCGCCGGCCTGCGGGCCATCCCCATCCAGCCGGCGGCTCACGTGCCGAGGACGATCACCGCGGGGGCGGAGGAGCCTGCGTAG
- a CDS encoding ATP-binding cassette domain-containing protein, giving the protein MSYADAPLVIADALTKRFDAASPPAVDALSFSIEPGRVTGLVGPDGAGKTTLLRLIAGLLLPTSGSVRACGLDTRTGLEAIRRAVSYMPQRFGLYEDLTVAENLALHADLRAVVGEERRRTVARLLEFTGLGPFTGRLAGRLSGGMKQKLGLACALVRRPDLLLLDEPSVGVDPISRRELWKLVYDLVDQGIAVVWSTAYLDEAERCGSVLTLDKGRILYDGPPRDLTARVEGRCYLVRGAEHRRRVLASAMRRPGVVDGVIQGRSVRLVMARGQSPPAPAELEGAGEHAEVVATPPRFEDAFVNLLGGGPKEESPLAGEVRGPSAGEGPVVEARGLTKRFGAFTAADRVSFRIGRGEIFGLLGPNGAGKSTTFKMLCGLLKPTEGSARVAGADLARAGGAARARLGYMAQKFSLYGDLSTRQNLDFFSGVYGLAGARRRAAIDRMVGAFELGPYMDSGAGGLPLGYKQRLALACAILHDPPVLFLDEPTSGVDPLTRREFWSHINAMVERGATVLVTTHFLDEAEYCDRVALVYRGRVIAAGSPDDLKDSVRTAANPDPTFEDAFVDLVAAFDAGRGAA; this is encoded by the coding sequence ATGAGCTACGCCGACGCCCCCCTCGTGATCGCCGACGCCCTGACGAAGCGGTTCGACGCCGCCTCGCCGCCGGCCGTGGACGCGCTGAGCTTCTCGATCGAGCCCGGGCGGGTGACGGGGCTGGTCGGGCCCGACGGGGCGGGGAAGACGACGCTGTTGCGGCTGATCGCGGGGCTGCTCCTCCCCACCTCCGGGTCGGTCCGCGCCTGCGGGCTGGACACCCGGACGGGCCTGGAGGCGATCCGCCGGGCGGTCAGCTACATGCCGCAGCGGTTCGGGCTGTACGAGGACCTCACCGTGGCGGAAAACCTCGCGCTCCACGCCGACCTCCGGGCGGTCGTCGGCGAGGAGCGGCGGCGGACGGTGGCCCGGCTGCTGGAGTTCACGGGCCTTGGACCGTTCACCGGGCGGCTCGCCGGCCGGCTCTCGGGCGGGATGAAGCAGAAGCTCGGGCTGGCGTGTGCCCTCGTCCGCAGGCCGGATCTCCTGCTGCTGGACGAGCCGAGCGTCGGCGTGGACCCGATCTCCCGCCGCGAGCTCTGGAAGCTCGTGTACGACCTGGTGGACCAGGGGATCGCCGTCGTCTGGAGCACGGCCTACCTGGATGAGGCGGAGCGATGCGGCTCCGTGCTCACGCTGGACAAGGGCCGCATCCTCTACGACGGCCCGCCCCGCGACCTGACCGCCCGCGTCGAGGGCCGCTGCTACCTCGTCCGCGGGGCCGAGCACCGGCGCCGGGTGCTCGCCTCGGCGATGCGACGGCCCGGGGTCGTGGACGGCGTGATCCAGGGCCGGAGCGTCCGGCTGGTGATGGCCCGGGGGCAGTCGCCGCCCGCGCCCGCCGAGCTCGAGGGGGCGGGCGAGCACGCGGAGGTCGTCGCCACGCCGCCCCGATTCGAGGACGCGTTCGTGAACCTCCTGGGAGGCGGGCCGAAGGAGGAATCTCCGCTGGCCGGCGAGGTCCGCGGGCCGTCGGCGGGCGAGGGCCCGGTGGTCGAGGCCCGCGGCCTGACCAAGCGGTTCGGCGCGTTCACGGCCGCCGACCGCGTGAGCTTCCGCATCGGCCGCGGCGAGATCTTCGGCCTGCTCGGCCCCAATGGCGCGGGGAAGTCCACGACGTTCAAGATGCTCTGCGGCCTGCTGAAGCCCACGGAAGGCTCCGCGCGGGTGGCGGGCGCGGACCTCGCCCGCGCCGGCGGGGCGGCCCGCGCCCGGCTCGGCTACATGGCCCAGAAGTTCTCGCTCTACGGCGACCTCAGCACCCGCCAGAACCTCGACTTCTTCTCCGGGGTGTATGGCCTCGCGGGCGCCCGGCGGCGGGCGGCGATCGACCGCATGGTGGGGGCCTTCGAGCTGGGCCCTTACATGGACAGCGGCGCCGGGGGCCTGCCGCTCGGCTACAAGCAGCGGCTGGCGCTCGCCTGCGCGATCCTCCACGACCCGCCGGTCCTCTTCCTGGACGAGCCGACCAGCGGCGTCGACCCGCTCACGCGCCGCGAGTTCTGGTCGCACATCAACGCCATGGTGGAGCGCGGGGCCACGGTGCTCGTGACGACCCACTTCCTGGACGAGGCCGAGTACTGCGACCGCGTCGCGCTCGTCTACCGCGGCCGGGTCATCGCGGCCGGCTCGCCCGACGACCTGAAGGACTCGGTGAGGACCGCCGCGAACCCGGATCCGACGTTCGAGGACGCATTCGTGGACCTGGTGGCCGCGTTCGACGCGGGGCGGGGGGCGGCATGA
- a CDS encoding TetR/AcrR family transcriptional regulator has product MSRNGVQDEAAAGPEKRWARRKHARPGELIAAALDCFAERGFAATRLEEVAARAGVTKGTVYLYFPNKEELFKAVVRESLIANLEKALEGVAPAGDDPEARLRRLVDFMIGKVLDSPLAVIPKLVIAEASNFPELAKFYLDEVIGRGRRHVAAAIREGIERGQFRPVDPEHAFFSFVAPILLAAIWSRTFGPVDDRPLDGPAMIRDHLELFFRGLAPGPATTARASETKRRKR; this is encoded by the coding sequence ATGTCCCGGAATGGGGTCCAGGATGAGGCCGCGGCGGGGCCCGAGAAGAGATGGGCCCGGCGCAAGCACGCGAGGCCGGGCGAGCTGATCGCCGCGGCCCTCGATTGCTTCGCGGAGCGGGGCTTCGCGGCGACGAGGCTGGAGGAGGTTGCGGCGCGGGCGGGGGTGACGAAGGGGACGGTCTACCTGTATTTCCCCAACAAGGAGGAGCTGTTCAAGGCCGTCGTCCGGGAGTCGCTGATCGCCAACCTGGAGAAGGCCCTCGAGGGCGTGGCACCGGCCGGCGACGACCCGGAGGCGCGGCTCCGGCGGCTGGTGGACTTCATGATCGGGAAGGTGCTGGACTCCCCCCTGGCGGTCATCCCCAAGCTCGTGATCGCCGAGGCGTCGAACTTCCCGGAACTCGCGAAGTTCTACCTCGACGAGGTGATCGGCCGCGGCCGCCGCCACGTCGCGGCCGCCATCCGCGAGGGCATCGAGCGCGGGCAGTTCCGCCCGGTGGACCCGGAGCACGCCTTCTTCAGCTTCGTCGCGCCGATCCTGCTGGCGGCGATCTGGAGCAGGACCTTCGGCCCGGTGGACGACCGTCCGCTCGACGGCCCGGCGATGATCCGCGATCACCTCGAGCTCTTCTTCCGCGGCCTCGCGCCGGGACCGGCGACGACGGCCCGCGCGAGCGAGACGAAAAGGAGGAAGCGATGA
- the hlyD gene encoding secretion protein HlyD: MNGTLAVERPPAARGPQAPGPGQSGPPAPPPSPSRHGPPRIVILLLVLAAAGGGAWSFGFLDVGKIRDRLPWKAKEDRSTIVMLGNVDVRQVNLAFKVDGRIQALAVDEGDAVKAGSVIASLDRRYFDDEVRTAKARRDALAATLARLEHGSRPEEIAQARALVDQRAAEVHRAQVDFRRSENLLERQSVSRQEYDHDEAAAREAVAQLAYAREALRLAEIGPRVEDIANARAQLAEADAELVRIDRRLADSRLIAPGDGVILTRAREVGAIVQPGEVVFTLTLATPVWVRTYIDEPDLGDVRPGAEVEVVTDSRPSSPCRGHVGYISPTAEFTPKTVETPELRTQLVYRVRVVVDNPDGGLRQGMPVTVRLPRPRGEVSTP; encoded by the coding sequence ATGAACGGGACGCTCGCCGTCGAGAGGCCGCCCGCCGCTCGCGGGCCGCAGGCGCCAGGGCCGGGCCAGTCCGGCCCCCCTGCCCCGCCACCGTCGCCGTCGCGGCACGGGCCGCCTCGGATCGTGATCCTCCTCCTCGTCCTGGCCGCGGCCGGAGGAGGGGCGTGGTCTTTCGGCTTCCTGGACGTGGGCAAGATCCGCGATCGGCTCCCCTGGAAGGCGAAGGAGGACCGCTCGACGATCGTGATGCTGGGCAACGTGGACGTCCGCCAGGTGAACCTCGCGTTCAAGGTGGACGGGCGGATCCAGGCCCTCGCCGTGGACGAGGGGGACGCGGTGAAGGCCGGGTCCGTGATCGCCTCGCTGGACCGGCGCTATTTCGACGACGAGGTCCGCACCGCGAAGGCCCGGCGCGACGCCCTGGCCGCGACGCTCGCCCGGCTCGAGCACGGCTCGCGTCCCGAGGAGATCGCCCAGGCGAGGGCCCTGGTGGACCAGCGGGCCGCCGAGGTCCACCGGGCGCAGGTGGACTTCCGGCGGAGCGAGAACCTGCTGGAGCGGCAATCGGTCTCCCGGCAGGAATATGACCACGACGAGGCCGCCGCCCGCGAGGCGGTCGCCCAGCTCGCCTACGCCCGCGAGGCCTTGCGGCTCGCGGAGATCGGGCCCCGCGTCGAGGACATCGCGAACGCCCGCGCCCAGCTCGCCGAGGCCGACGCCGAACTCGTCCGGATCGATCGGAGGCTCGCGGATTCCCGCCTCATCGCCCCCGGCGACGGCGTGATCCTCACGAGGGCCCGGGAGGTCGGCGCGATCGTCCAGCCGGGCGAGGTCGTCTTCACGCTCACCCTCGCCACGCCGGTCTGGGTCCGGACCTACATCGACGAGCCCGACCTGGGGGACGTCCGTCCGGGCGCCGAGGTCGAGGTCGTGACCGACTCCCGGCCGTCGAGCCCCTGCCGAGGCCACGTCGGCTACATCTCGCCGACCGCGGAGTTCACGCCCAAGACCGTGGAGACGCCGGAGCTCCGCACGCAGCTCGTCTACCGGGTCCGGGTCGTCGTGGACAACCCCGACGGAGGCCTCCGCCAGGGGATGCCGGTGACCGTGCGCTTGCCGAGGCCGCGGGGGGAGGTGTCCACGCCATGA
- a CDS encoding ABC transporter permease: MLGRVRCLIVKEFLAVWRDKKSRIILIVPPLIQMTVFTFAATQEVKDVPVAVYDQDPGTSGRDLLMLFEGSPNFSKVIRVRSDAEAARALGDQDAVMVVRVGQDFSRELAAGRPGKVQLLLDGRRSNASRVLSGYAAEIVARYDARLAAARRGPPPASTVVARAWFNPNLEAKWSTVPALVAILSTLMGLMITGMSVARERELGTFDQVLVSPLSPTEILIGKSIPAMVIGLGEATGMILVGVLVFGVPFRGSIPLLYVSIAVYLSALIGVGLLVSSVARTQQQAILYSFMFMVPAMLLSGFATPVENMPDWLQAVTLANPVRHFLGILKGLFLKDLPAAEVARRLVPLLIIAACTLTSASWLFRRRLE; the protein is encoded by the coding sequence ATGCTCGGACGCGTGCGGTGCCTGATCGTGAAGGAGTTCCTGGCCGTCTGGCGGGATAAGAAGAGCCGCATCATCCTCATCGTGCCGCCGCTGATCCAGATGACGGTCTTCACCTTCGCCGCGACACAGGAGGTGAAGGACGTGCCGGTGGCCGTCTACGACCAGGACCCGGGCACGTCCGGGCGCGACCTCCTGATGCTCTTCGAGGGCTCGCCCAACTTCTCGAAGGTGATCCGCGTCCGCTCCGACGCCGAGGCCGCGCGGGCGCTCGGCGACCAGGACGCGGTGATGGTCGTCCGCGTCGGCCAGGATTTCTCGCGGGAGCTCGCCGCCGGCCGCCCGGGGAAGGTGCAGCTCCTCCTGGACGGGCGGAGGTCGAACGCCTCGCGCGTGCTCTCCGGCTACGCCGCGGAGATCGTCGCCCGCTACGACGCCCGGCTCGCGGCCGCTCGCCGCGGGCCGCCGCCCGCGAGCACCGTGGTCGCCCGGGCGTGGTTCAACCCGAACCTGGAGGCGAAGTGGAGCACCGTCCCGGCGCTCGTGGCGATCCTCAGCACGCTGATGGGCCTGATGATCACGGGCATGTCCGTCGCCCGCGAGCGCGAGCTCGGCACGTTCGACCAGGTGCTCGTCTCCCCGCTCTCGCCGACCGAGATCCTGATCGGCAAGAGCATCCCCGCGATGGTCATCGGCCTGGGCGAGGCGACCGGCATGATCCTCGTCGGCGTCCTCGTCTTCGGCGTCCCCTTCCGCGGCTCGATCCCGCTGCTCTACGTGAGCATCGCCGTGTACCTGTCCGCCCTGATCGGCGTCGGCCTGCTCGTCTCGAGCGTCGCGAGGACCCAGCAGCAGGCGATCCTCTACTCGTTCATGTTCATGGTCCCGGCGATGCTCCTCTCCGGCTTCGCCACGCCGGTGGAGAACATGCCCGACTGGCTCCAGGCGGTCACCCTGGCCAACCCGGTCCGCCACTTCCTGGGGATCCTCAAGGGCCTCTTCCTCAAGGACCTCCCCGCCGCCGAGGTCGCCCGCCGGCTCGTCCCCCTCCTGATCATCGCGGCGTGCACGCTGACCTCGGCGAGCTGGCTCTTCCGCAGGCGGCTGGAGTGA
- a CDS encoding DNA/RNA non-specific endonuclease: MKRTRRVVGKAPDLIYEVTEEFLPGGRFRTLSIEGNVRLTPGRNPHSGNYRSPFDHHGHLIADEFGGPGDADSGNIVAMHGHANNGAGGEYRAMERAVRQLLGNQTGRMRVEVGYKGTVDERPHVFEIEVWFANGMRSRWKVFNFYPYLPNPSRAR, encoded by the coding sequence ATGAAGCGCACACGGCGAGTCGTCGGGAAGGCCCCCGACCTCATCTATGAAGTCACCGAGGAGTTTCTGCCCGGCGGGCGGTTCCGTACACTCTCGATCGAGGGCAATGTCCGGCTGACGCCCGGGCGGAACCCGCACTCGGGGAATTATCGTTCCCCGTTTGACCATCACGGCCATCTCATCGCCGATGAGTTCGGGGGCCCGGGGGACGCGGACAGCGGCAACATCGTCGCCATGCACGGGCATGCCAACAACGGGGCCGGCGGGGAGTATCGAGCGATGGAACGCGCCGTCAGGCAACTCCTCGGGAATCAGACCGGCAGGATGCGAGTGGAGGTCGGGTACAAGGGCACCGTCGACGAACGGCCTCACGTCTTCGAGATCGAGGTGTGGTTCGCCAACGGCATGCGTTCGAGGTGGAAGGTCTTCAACTTCTATCCTTACTTGCCGAATCCCTCCCGAGCGCGTTGA
- a CDS encoding DUF1552 domain-containing protein, which yields MSPQIGPESAAPFASRRRPISRRRFLRGPAVAMALPLLESMRAPFARATEGVGPGAPTPRRMLCICNNLGVLPKPFFPEGTGRGYTLSPYLKHLEAHREDFTVLSGVSHPYVDGGHPSDICFLTAAPHPASSSFRNSISLDQLVAERIGTLTRFPSLTLAVNGGRSLSWTRTGVAIPPEGRAAAVFNQLFLQGTPAEVQRQVREIDAGRSILDMVSEQTRELGRNVGARDRARLDQYYTSVRDLEHRLQESRGWAERPKPTVKARPPVDPSSPAQYMAKVQVMYDLARLAFETDSTRVITLMLNSVGTPVVQIDGATITDSYHNLSHHGMAEDKLAQLKTIDEMHMKRLAGLLGGLESTREGGATLLDRTMVLYGSNLGDANAHSTTNLPTLIAGGGFRHGQHLAFDRARNYPLPNLFVSMLRRMGIEEAGFGPSTGTMTGLEMARR from the coding sequence ATGTCCCCGCAGATCGGCCCCGAGTCCGCGGCCCCGTTCGCATCCAGGCGCCGTCCGATCTCCCGGCGGCGGTTCCTCCGCGGCCCGGCCGTGGCGATGGCGCTGCCGCTCCTGGAATCGATGCGGGCCCCGTTCGCACGCGCGACCGAAGGCGTCGGGCCGGGGGCGCCCACGCCGCGGCGGATGCTCTGCATCTGCAACAACCTCGGCGTGCTGCCGAAGCCGTTCTTCCCCGAGGGCACCGGCCGCGGCTACACGCTGTCGCCGTACCTGAAGCACCTGGAGGCGCACCGCGAGGACTTCACCGTCCTGAGCGGCGTGTCGCACCCGTACGTCGACGGCGGCCACCCGTCGGACATCTGCTTCCTGACCGCGGCCCCGCACCCGGCCAGCAGCTCGTTCCGCAACTCGATCTCGCTCGACCAGCTCGTGGCCGAGCGGATCGGGACGCTCACGCGGTTCCCGTCGCTCACGCTGGCCGTCAACGGCGGCCGCAGCCTGTCGTGGACGCGGACGGGCGTGGCGATCCCGCCGGAGGGCCGGGCGGCCGCCGTGTTCAACCAGCTCTTCCTCCAGGGGACGCCCGCCGAGGTCCAGCGGCAGGTCCGCGAGATCGACGCGGGGCGGAGCATCCTGGACATGGTCTCCGAGCAGACCAGGGAACTCGGGCGGAACGTCGGCGCCCGCGACCGGGCCCGGCTCGACCAGTACTACACGAGCGTCCGCGACCTCGAGCACCGGCTCCAGGAGTCCCGCGGCTGGGCCGAGAGGCCCAAGCCGACGGTCAAGGCCCGCCCGCCCGTGGACCCGTCCAGCCCGGCCCAGTACATGGCCAAGGTGCAGGTCATGTACGACCTGGCCCGCCTCGCCTTCGAGACCGACTCCACCCGCGTGATCACGCTGATGCTCAACAGCGTCGGCACCCCCGTCGTGCAGATCGACGGCGCGACGATCACCGACAGCTACCACAACCTGTCCCACCACGGCATGGCCGAGGACAAGCTGGCCCAGTTGAAGACCATCGACGAGATGCACATGAAGCGGCTCGCCGGCCTGCTGGGCGGCCTGGAGTCCACCCGGGAAGGGGGCGCGACCTTGCTGGACCGCACGATGGTCCTCTACGGCTCCAACCTCGGCGACGCGAACGCCCACTCGACGACGAACCTGCCGACGCTGATCGCCGGCGGCGGCTTCCGCCACGGCCAGCACCTGGCCTTCGACCGCGCCCGCAACTATCCCCTGCCGAACCTGTTCGTCTCGATGCTCCGGCGGATGGGCATCGAGGAGGCCGGCTTCGGCCCCTCCACGGGCACGATGACCGGCCTGGAGATGGCCCGACGATGA
- a CDS encoding ABC transporter permease: MSGIAGAGASLLRVRALVRKECLQILRDPSAFLIAGALPLLLLFIFGTGVSLDLRRVRLAVVVEQPSPEASSLVDAFRNSPYFDVRFARHRGEVDVDLVDGRLAGIVVLRGDFAERLGRGEEAPIQVIVDGSDPNTAALVQGYVQGVWQGWVVQESTSRASLADRPTAHPRLSAEPRFWFNANLDSRASLLPGAVAINLTLIGTLLTALVVAREWERGTMESLLSTPARRWEMLVGKIVPYLGLGLIAMAVSVAAAVWLFDVPFRGSVGALVALSLAYLATMLTLGLLISTKTRNQFVACQAALIAGFLPAFELSGFVFEIDAMPAPIRLLTRILPPRYFVSSLQTIFLAGDVPSILIPNGLVLLAFATLFLTLLVRSTPSRLE, encoded by the coding sequence ATGAGCGGTATCGCCGGGGCCGGCGCCAGCCTGCTGAGGGTCCGGGCCCTCGTCCGCAAGGAGTGCCTCCAGATCCTCCGCGACCCGAGCGCCTTCCTGATCGCCGGGGCGCTGCCGCTGCTCCTGCTGTTCATCTTCGGCACGGGGGTCTCCCTGGACCTCCGCCGGGTCCGGCTGGCGGTCGTGGTCGAGCAGCCGAGCCCGGAGGCCTCCAGCCTCGTGGACGCCTTCCGCAACTCGCCGTACTTCGACGTCCGCTTCGCGCGGCATCGGGGCGAGGTGGACGTCGACCTCGTGGACGGCCGGCTCGCCGGGATCGTCGTCCTCCGCGGCGACTTCGCGGAGCGGCTGGGCCGCGGCGAGGAGGCCCCCATCCAGGTCATCGTGGACGGCAGCGACCCGAACACCGCGGCGCTCGTGCAGGGCTATGTCCAGGGCGTCTGGCAGGGCTGGGTCGTGCAGGAATCCACGTCGCGGGCGAGCCTGGCGGACCGGCCCACCGCCCATCCACGCCTCTCGGCCGAGCCGAGGTTCTGGTTCAACGCGAACCTGGACAGCCGGGCCTCGCTCCTGCCCGGGGCCGTGGCCATCAACCTCACGCTCATCGGCACGCTGCTCACGGCGCTCGTCGTCGCCCGCGAGTGGGAGCGGGGGACGATGGAATCGCTCCTGTCCACTCCGGCCAGGCGGTGGGAGATGCTCGTCGGCAAGATCGTGCCGTACCTGGGCCTCGGCCTGATCGCGATGGCGGTCTCCGTCGCCGCCGCGGTCTGGCTGTTCGACGTCCCGTTCCGCGGTTCGGTCGGGGCCCTCGTCGCGCTCTCGCTGGCGTACCTGGCGACGATGCTGACGCTCGGCCTGCTCATCTCCACGAAGACGCGGAACCAGTTCGTCGCCTGCCAGGCCGCGCTCATCGCGGGCTTCCTGCCGGCGTTCGAGCTCTCCGGCTTCGTCTTCGAGATCGACGCCATGCCCGCGCCGATCCGCCTCCTCACGCGGATCCTGCCGCCGCGGTACTTCGTCTCGTCGCTCCAGACGATCTTCCTCGCGGGGGACGTGCCGTCGATCCTGATCCCCAACGGGCTGGTGCTGCTCGCGTTCGCGACCCTCTTCCTGACGCTCCTGGTCCGATCGACGCCCTCGCGGCTGGAGTGA